Within bacterium, the genomic segment AAGTGATGCGATATACGCGCCTCATACTTGCGTAAGCGTTTAATCTCGTGCTGGAGATAAAACTGTTTGAGCAGACTATGTTCAATTTGTGCCCGGTTCTGAAAATGGCGTGTCATCGCATCGGTAAAATCCAACACCCTAAATCCAACCCGCGCCCGGCGGGCATACGGTGCCATGCGCAGCCGGTAAGTGTAAATGCCATCTATTTTTTTGTCTTTCACAATTTGACGGACCGCAGCATGCATCCGGCGGCTGTTAAACGCCGCAACATTTAGCGGCACCAGTGTGACCCAGGCTTTCAGGCAGTTCAAAACAATCTCCCGGCGGGAAATCATCACTGCCTGAGACGAGGCACATATTGTTTCTAAATACTTAACATGCGCCTGTTGCTCCGGACTGCGGATAAACCCCAAAAAATGCACATGATGCATTTTTGCAAGTTCCTTGAGTAGATGATACGCTCTTTGACGATCGCCGTCTTCCACCGGATAAGGTAAAATCGGCGCTAAAAACAGTAAATTCATGCGAATCCTTTTTCAAAAACGTCGTATTGTAATGTGCAATAATTATACTGATTTTACTTGCAGATCACCAGAAAGAAAACCCGCAGGTGTTATCCCCGTGGATTTTTATACTTCCTCATAAAACATACTCCCAGACCAAGATGCCGCCTGTCCGGACCCGTTGTTAAACCCATTTTACTTTGAGTGAGTTTTTCTGGGGTGACGGAGGAAACCCTTCCCGGGGATATCCCAACACAAGGGGGCCGTAAATTTTCTCGCCCTCTTTTAACGCCAGTATCTCCCGGATTTCCGGATCATCCATGGCCAATTGCCCGAAATAAACCCAGCAGCTTCCCAGCTCAAACGAACGGGCAGCCAGCATAATGTTCTGACAGGCCATGGGACAATCCATCTCCGCCGTCATCCCCGACCCGATCACAAAAATAATCGCCGGAGCACCATAATAAACCGGATCTGTAACCTTGGCATCAATCTCACGTCGGCGTGCTTGCAACGCCTCCGGTGCATTGATAATCCATTGCTGGTAGCGCGCGAGACTTTTCTCCGCCAGCTTTGCGCGGAAAGACGGATCTGTGACCACCACAAAGCGCCAGGGCTGAAGGTTGTTACCTGAAGGGGCATAACTGCCTGCCAACAACAGGGTTTCCAGCATGGCTTGCGGGATCGCTTTATCTTTGAAAAAACGGACCGAACGTCTTTGCATGATCGTGTCAATAACCGGATTCATAAACTCCTCCTTGTACCGGGTGCTTCCCCGGTTGTCACCTTCCAAAACTCATCTGCTTTCAAATGATCTGCATTTTATCACGCCCCCGAACAAGCGCAACTAGAGATTTTAATTATACAATGATTTTCTGATCGGTTTTTCAATGGACTAAATGGGCATTCTCTATTCGCGCATTTGGCACAGTTCTCTGTCATTGCAAATGATGCGTTCAAATAAAAGGACTTCCGCCGGCCGTAAATCCGCCCTGTCCGTGTTTTTTTGTGTGTACTGGAGATGTTGATTGGTATATAAATATAAAAAACACCAACAGGCTAACTAAAAAAATGGAGGTGACTACCATGCATAAAGAACAAGCACTCATCACAGGTGCATCCGGCGGTATTGGTTTGGAGTTGGCTGGGATTATGGCCAAAGCCGGGCATGATCTCATCCTGATCGCGCGCAACAAAAATGCTCTGGATGACCTGGCAAACACCTTGCGTGAAAAACACAAAGTTAAAGTAACCGTAATTGCCAAGGATTTGTCACAAGCCCAGGCACCGAAAGAATTGTATAAAGAAATCAGTGCCGCAAATCTGACTGTAAACATCTTGGTCAACAACGCCGGCTTTGGTGACTCCGGTTTGTTCGCCGACGCCGATGAGCACTCAACAATGGATATGCTCCACGTAAATATGCAGGCTTTGACCCGGCTTACGCGCTTATTCCTCCCCGCCATGCTGGCACGCAAATCAGGACGCCTCATGAATGTCGCTTCCACTGCGGCTTTTACACCGACCCCCACCATGGCCGTCTATTGCGCCACCAAAGCCTATATCCTTTCATTTACGGAAGCACTTTCTGAAGAATTGCGCGGAACAGGTGTCACCGCAACGGTTCTATGCCCCGGTGTGACCAGCACCGGTTTTGCAAAGCGGGCTGACACAGAAGCCGCCTTCTTCATCAGGCTTTACAGCATGCGCGCAGACACCGTTGCCCGGCAAGGGTACAAAGCCATGATGAAAGGCAAGCGTAGAATCATCACCGGTGTGTTTAATAAATTCATGGTATTGTTCACAGTCCTAACACCCAATGGCCTGCTGGTCAAACTGGGACGACGAATGATGAGCAAAAATAAGTAGGGATAGATAATTCCGCTTCAATAGCAGGGAACGGTCGCCCGGCATTCGCCAGGCAAGCTGACCGTTCCCTACATTTCACACCAGCTGCCTATCATCACAAGATGGTGAATGGTCTTGGTTTTATGCAACACATCAATAACCTCTAGAAATTTCTTAAACTGCGTTTTTTCCACGAAGTGTTCCTTTTAAATATTTAATTTGTTTTTTCAACTGAGAAGCAGCATTTCGCAATTTGGCCCTATTACGCTTAACTTCATCATAGTGTTGAATAATCTCATCCGATAATTCTTTTCCTTTATAGTCGAACTTTATTTTTCCAGCTTCACGGTATTGAACATAATAGTAAACCCTACCTTTGATGTTTTTAGCACACAAAGACCCCTTGGGTAATTTGGCTATTTCTTTTTCATACTGCTTCAGCATTAGTCGTGAATTTTTAAGTTCTTCTTTTAAAACACCTTTGATAATCATATCCGGCTCCGTTACCATACAATAGTATTTATATTATATTTTGTAAGGTAACGAATGTCAATAATTACCCTACAACCAGCACTATTTCTCTTGTTGTAAGGTAATCAGAAAGCATAACTATCGTCTATCAATATCAAGCTATCTCGTTATTTATTTAGACCGGGAAATAGTGGTTTTGTTGCAGATTATTTTTATAAAAAAACCATTGTATAAACTGCGCTAATCCATTCGTACATATCTGGTTTTCCTAATTAGGTAAATATGATAGAATTAGTATTATGAAAAAAACATCAATTGCAGCTAAAAATATATATTTGAGAAAAACTGGTGTGCGCGATCGGTTGTTCGCCGTTTCCACCACCACCAGTGCAGCCACGGAAGGTGTTCATGTAAAATTATCCACTTCTCGTAGTGCTGCTTTCTCTGTCAAACGTTCTGCTAAGAAGCGCTCCTAAGACTATCCTCAATTATCATTACAAACAATTTTTTCATAGGTTTATAATTTCTATCCAATCCCGCTTGTATGGCACGATGGTATCTAGGTTTGTTTTGGCTTAGTTTTCTGAAAACCAAGGGTGGTAAATTTGCCTGCATCGCCATGAGATCTGCCAAAAGACGTGCCAACCTGCCATTCCCTTCTCTGAAGGGATGAATCAAAACCAATTCTACATGAACAATTGCCAATGCCTCGGCTACTTTGTCTTTTTCATTATAATTGCATGGGGTATATTTCTTTAGAATTTCCTCTTCAAATTCCTGCATCAGCTTAGGGATGAGGCGTACAGAGGCAAATGCGAACGTGTTTTTTGTTAAATTAACTGATCTGTACTTCCCTGCCCATAGATATATTGAACCCAACCACATTTTATGCATATTGCAAATATCCCGCGCGTTAAATCGCTGAACAATGTCATACTTTTCAGTACATTCCTTTAAAACCCTTAAAAGCTCATCATTTTCCACTTGATCCATTTCGTGAATCTTTTTAATACCCATTTTATTTTTTAGTACTCGATTTCCAGAACCCGGTTCATAGTGATCCTCAATTGAACCTTGTGTGCTATAGCGTCCTTCCTTTTTCATGGCAGCTACCTCTCCACCTTCGCAATCATATCCTTCAGCTTCACACCTAATGCTTTGGCGATCTTGAAAGAAACCAAAATAGTGGGATTCCTGCGGTGGCTTTCCAACAAGCCGATCATCGAGCGGCTTAAACCCGCTTTGTCAGCCAACTTTTGATGTGACAATTTTTTCTCAAGGCGGATTTTTTTAATAAGGTTCAAGAATGCTTCTACTTCCCTAGATAACTCAATCTTTTCCATATTTGCCTCCCCGGATAGCGTGACTATAGTAAACAACAACTTGACAAACATCCGATATGCAACTATAGTCTCGTTATGAATTTTCAAGGAGGTGCCCCATGCAAATTCTCAAATCCTATGCCCCAATTATGGTTGAATTATCTGATGAGGACATCACCATCATGCATTTGGCGTTCTATGAATATAGGGATTTCTTGAAGAAGGATAAAAAGCTGGCGCTGAATAAGAGAAAGAAGCGATTAGAAAACGTGGGCAGGATGATTACCTTGGTGGATTTGCTGCTGTAGGGGTTCGGTGCCCGCACCCTGTCGAATGTCCATCAAAAATTTATTACCGTATTACCGAGCTACGTCCCGTACTATTTCCCGATCTATAATCAACGAGCGGCAATTTTATATATAATTGCGTTTCCGTTTTGATTTTCGATTATTTTGACTGCGTCTGAATTAGAAAACGTATGCATGAATGCATGATGCACTGTCAATACTAAATCCTGTAACTCCGGATTCTCTTCTAATAACGTAATTTTCAATCCAATGTCTCGTGCTTGCGCTACATGTATGTGTCTGGAATGCGTTTTGGTATCCTCATGGTTATTTAAGCATTCAATTATTTTCTCGATTTTGCGGTCTTTATCTTGGTCATCTTTAAACATATTTGTTTTTAACCAATTAGTCACAATTTCTGATGATAATATAATTGCTTTGTCACATTCACCCAAAAAAGTAGGATGATATTTTGATACTATACTTTGCCATAATGGAATGCTCTCTGGATCTTCTTTAATTTTCTTTAAAGCCTCTTTAAATTCGTCAATGACTCCATGAGCAGGAATACCCCCAAATTGTGGATCAATTGGACCAATATTTGATTGTTTGCCCATAATTATATCAGAACACGAACATGCAATCATTGTTCCTGAACTCATCGCGATTTGAGGAATAATTGCGCGAATATTATTTCCAAACATTTGTCGAAGATAATCAACTATTGATTCAGTTGCTGTGAGATTACCACCAGGTGTGTGTAGTATGAGGTCTAATCCTTTGCTTCTATCAAGACCATGAATTGTTGCCATTAATCCGTTTTTATCATCGTCATTAATTTCAGCATTGCCTACATTAGGTTTTTGAAGCCACCCTGAGTAGTAAGCAATTACGTTTCTGGTTAACTTTTCAGATAGTT encodes:
- a CDS encoding helix-turn-helix transcriptional regulator, with translation MEKIELSREVEAFLNLIKKIRLEKKLSHQKLADKAGLSRSMIGLLESHRRNPTILVSFKIAKALGVKLKDMIAKVER
- a CDS encoding SDR family oxidoreductase gives rise to the protein MHKEQALITGASGGIGLELAGIMAKAGHDLILIARNKNALDDLANTLREKHKVKVTVIAKDLSQAQAPKELYKEISAANLTVNILVNNAGFGDSGLFADADEHSTMDMLHVNMQALTRLTRLFLPAMLARKSGRLMNVASTAAFTPTPTMAVYCATKAYILSFTEALSEELRGTGVTATVLCPGVTSTGFAKRADTEAAFFIRLYSMRADTVARQGYKAMMKGKRRIITGVFNKFMVLFTVLTPNGLLVKLGRRMMSKNK
- a CDS encoding ATP-dependent Clp protease proteolytic subunit encodes the protein MPNWTEVLEELKDCRRIDALDFVRRKYLKELSEKLTRNVIAYYSGWLQKPNVGNAEINDDDKNGLMATIHGLDRSKGLDLILHTPGGNLTATESIVDYLRQMFGNNIRAIIPQIAMSSGTMIACSCSDIIMGKQSNIGPIDPQFGGIPAHGVIDEFKEALKKIKEDPESIPLWQSIVSKYHPTFLGECDKAIILSSEIVTNWLKTNMFKDDQDKDRKIEKIIECLNNHEDTKTHSRHIHVAQARDIGLKITLLEENPELQDLVLTVHHAFMHTFSNSDAVKIIENQNGNAIIYKIAAR
- a CDS encoding nitroreductase family protein, producing the protein MNPVIDTIMQRRSVRFFKDKAIPQAMLETLLLAGSYAPSGNNLQPWRFVVVTDPSFRAKLAEKSLARYQQWIINAPEALQARRREIDAKVTDPVYYGAPAIIFVIGSGMTAEMDCPMACQNIMLAARSFELGSCWVYFGQLAMDDPEIREILALKEGEKIYGPLVLGYPREGFPPSPQKNSLKVKWV
- a CDS encoding Fic family protein; translation: MKKEGRYSTQGSIEDHYEPGSGNRVLKNKMGIKKIHEMDQVENDELLRVLKECTEKYDIVQRFNARDICNMHKMWLGSIYLWAGKYRSVNLTKNTFAFASVRLIPKLMQEFEEEILKKYTPCNYNEKDKVAEALAIVHVELVLIHPFREGNGRLARLLADLMAMQANLPPLVFRKLSQNKPRYHRAIQAGLDRNYKPMKKLFVMIIEDSLRSAS